In a single window of the Porites lutea chromosome 14, jaPorLute2.1, whole genome shotgun sequence genome:
- the LOC140924028 gene encoding tachykinin-like peptides receptor 99D, with protein sequence MDFSLTIKVVFTFLTSLAFIVSFFGNSMVIYIIRKDQLLKSTTFLLILNMACGDLVTTSMTSPPLIKFLIIIYHLWTRHIPGEPSALQQQKANRMARKITKMMIAVVLSFFICWAPQFIFVWIHPLARELARTLPIWLIPFILWLQVLNSAMNPVLYAIFSEPFRLGFRKVIFRNILPGRNAQVVQSAHQNVHQRYQNPIQNIALVRFHNSAGLQR encoded by the exons ATGG ACTTTTCCTTAACTATCAAAGTAGTCTTCACGTTCCTGACCAGCCTGGCATTTATTGTGTCCTTCTTCGGTAACTCGATGGTGATCTATATAATCAGAAAGGATCAGCTATTGAAGTCCACTACATTCCTTCTAATACTCAACATGGCCTGTGGAGACTTGGTAACGACTTCAATGACGTCCCCGCCATTAATCAAGTTCTT AATCATCATCTATCATCTGTGGACAAGGCACATTCCTGGAGAACCGAGCGCTTTGCAACAACAGAAAGCAAATCGTATGGCACGGAAAATCACCAAAATGATGATTGCTGTTgtactttctttctttatctGTTGGGCACCGCAATTTATTTTCGTCTGGATACATCCTCTGGCTAGAGAGCTGGCACGCACTTTACCCATCTGGTTAATTCCATTTATCCTTTGGCTACAAGTGCTTAACTCTGCCATGAATCCTGTTCTCTATGCGATCTTTAGCGAACCTTTTAGACTTGGCTTCAGGAAAGTTATATTTCGTAACATTTTACCGGGACGCAACGCACAAGTCGTGCAAAGTGCACATCAAAACGTTCATCAAAGGTATCAGAATCCAATTCAAAACATAGCACTTGTAAGATTTCATAATAGCGCAGGCCTGCAGAGATAA